DNA from Podarcis muralis chromosome 13, rPodMur119.hap1.1, whole genome shotgun sequence:
TCTATGCCTGGCCATGGAGTGCCAGTGTGTGCTTTGCACTTAAGATGGCTGGGTGCTACTCTTGGCATTCCCCCTTGAAGGATCGCAGCTGCGAATGGCAAAGCTCTCTCTTGACTTCCAAGACTGCATACAGGCCATGCTACATGTCAAACACCTGACAAAAGATTCCCTagaatggtagtttgttaagggtgctgggaatggtagctctgtgagggtggactacagttcccaggattctttggtgcaaataatgtgctttaaatgttaggTATGTGCACAGCCCCcaatgccatacagtggtacctcggcttacatacgcttcaggttacagactccgttaacccagaaatagtacctcgggttaagaaccttgcttcaggatgagaacagaaatcatgatccggcggcagcaggaggccccataagctaaagtggtgcttcaggttaagaacagtttcaggttaagaatggacctctggaacgaattaagtacttaacctgaggtaccactgtattgtctagtATTCTATTTAGCAATAGCAGCCAACCAAATATCCTCAGGAAGCCCCCAAGCGCAGCAGGAAAGAATTTGCCCTCCCTGTTCTTTTGCACAATCCTAGCATCTGATTATTATTATCCCTGAACACAAGTTGTTCCATTTAGTTcatgggagaaagagagacataGCAGAGGCTTATTTAAAAAGCTTAAGCCTCTGCAACTCTCCTCATCCaagctattttattttatcatttcatCTGTTTCTTGAATCCTCCTAGGAGTTCAAAGGGACATACATAGTTCTCATCCTGCCTATttcatcctcaaaacaaccctgtgaggtagcttagggcGAGAGCAAGTGACTTGGCCCAAGATCACACAGAatggggattggaaccctggtctgccaggtcatagtccaaagctctaaccactacaccacacgagCCCCGGGCCCCCAAACTCTCCATCCTGCCCTCATAGAGAAAACGCTTCAGCCTTTTAGACATCTTAGTTTCCTTTTTCTAACTTGGAAACCCAAGACCTTGGGAAGTTGCTGCTTTGCTTAAGGCAGCAGGTAGACCTGGGTAATAATTGCTTGatgtattttccccccttttcaaaaCTGGGGGAATCGCCCATCCTACCATTTCTTCATCCCTATGTGTAACCTGAAACTAGCACCCAGAAAGAGCCTCATAACTAATTAAGTCTGCTGCCTCTTCCTACGCTCAGACTTTATGGCTTCGACGCCAAGTCagattctctctcctcctctgcccccacATGGCTTAGCACCTAGCCTGATGAAGAGCTCTGGGGAACTCTAAAGCTTGCACACTCTTTTGGGACCAGCCCCACAATGCCAggaattaaaatgcattttaaaatgtctgGAAATAAAAGCTATCACTCTCCTGTGGACTCTGAAATGTCTTCTAGAAATTGGTCGCCTTGCATAAACCATCACACCCTCCTCTATTTCCAGGGAGCCTCTCTGTGGGGTTCCCTGCAGTTCCTtcccacacataactcctgggtTGCCCTTCCCACCTCTCAGCTTCTTCCAAGATAGAAACACAGGACACTGCTTCCTTCATCTActctgtctactctgactggcaccTGTCCTTCCcccaggtttcagacaggagcttttgcaagccctacctggagataccagattgaacctttgaccttctgtatgcaaagcagacgctctacCCACAGAGCTACTCTGCCCTTACCCAAGATGTCTGTGATTGCTGCATGAGAGGGTGGGGAGACCAAATTGCTTGGTTGAAGAAAATCTCGTTTAATTGAGGAAATTCTTAGAAGGATTAGAATGCTTCTGATGTGCTGTTAATAATCTGTGCATACAAATTGTCTCAGTGAGAAGGGTGGAGTGTGCCTGATAAGGACAGACAGGAAGCCCTTGAGCTGTCTGTGATGTGTGTAGATATGTTGATACAGATGCTGTGGTTTTCCCACTCAGGGGAAAGTGATGTGGACTTTGCCTCTGGGAACCTGGGTCAGAAATCTGATATGGGagtgctatttttgtttcagtctctttgtgtatgtgtgtgtatacagtactTAAAAATCCCTTTGCATATCACCTGTCCTTAACCTACCCTTGCAAAGTAGGTCAGCTAAAAGGTTTCGCCCTTAGGTACAGACTCCAAAATACAAAACTGCAGGTCCATTCATTCCATCAGCTGTGAAGACGGCTGGTGTCCCTAAGTGAAATGCAGTTTAATGGGAAAGCTCTTCACTCTTCAATACTGTATACTGTTACgtgtggttccagaattggcctccacggtcacttaaggactcactgttaaaactgtattcatggaagacaatcttactcggctatgagtgatcaccaaagtaGAAGaacgtgacacacacacacaccattttccagcagtgtgagattcccaGGGTTCCAGACGCTTGCTCATGTTTCTTTCGGAAATTGGGCATGgcagagactgtgatgtctttatgatatatggattTATTACACATATATTCAACCTGTACCTACATGGAGGGATTACAGAGTATTCACATCCTGTGAGGGTCTGGCTTCCCCCTTAAGGGCAGCATTGGAGTCAAATGACAGCAAGAAGTCTCTTAGTTCCAGCCTGTCATTcccagcccctcctcctccttcttcttgctGCCAACCACTTGAAGGACCTCCATCATTCAAAGTTGAAACCCTAAACCTGGCTTTTGCCTCTGCCCACAAGCACCCAACAAGAAGGGGCCCCACTCCCCTTTGCCTGCAATCTTGCCTTCCTTGATGAGTTTTCTTGATGGGTCATTACTGGCTTTTGTCTCCTGCTAATGGCCCATCCAGGGAcccgaaggtcagcggttcgaatccccacggcggggtgtgctcccgctgctcggtcccagcgcctgccaacctagcagttcgaaagcacccccgggtgcaagtagataaatagggaccgctctggcgggaaggtaaacggcgtttccgtgtgctgcgctggctcgccagatgcagctttgtcacgctggccacgtgacccggaagtgtctccggacagcgctggcccccggcctcttaagtgagatgggcgcagaaccctagagtctgtcaagactggcccatacgggcaggggtacctttacctttacctttaatggcccATCCAGCTAGCTCTGCATAACTAAATCCAGGGGTTTCTGTGTTTGGCAAAGTTTAATCGCACCTTGATTAATTCTTACTtttactaaatccaggaattatggggGAACCTGGCCCCCCACAAATCAATAGCAATGTTTTAAAGGGGGGATATTGcaattaaacacaaacacaccttcTTCATATCTGACGTGCATGTTCTAGAAGTTTTGCACTTTTTTGCACATATAAATATGTTTGGCATACTCgagttttaaaaaacattctcTTTCTGATCTTTTGGAGGCGAACACAAAAGCCATATATTTATGATTTTGTTGGGTTTTGTTCTGTGGTTTTGAAAGCTGCCTTGAGAGCTTCCTAACCAAGGTGGCCCATAAATATTACATTTAAGACTGTTTTCAGTCCCATTCGACTCCTGCCTTCCCCAACAATTGAGTTATCCTGCTGGgcgagggggggtggggggtggagttaCAATATGGGGAGTTGTTTTTTGGATCCCAGCCAACTTCAGGCATTTCCAGTGGTGGGGAGTTGTGactctgaaaacacacacacaaccctatcTGCCCTCTCCCAAAGTGATTTCGCATGTTAGTATAGAATAGGGAGCCATTATTTAGAGTGTTGGACTCCAAGACCTGGAGGTGCCCCCTCAgacatgaagctctctgggtgactttgggccagttgctgtctcttagcctaacctacctcacaggtagcataaagggagggggggtccttggaggaaaattgGGGTGTGTATATGTACAGGTAAGAAATAATGTGTGAGAGGTGTCATTGCTACTTTCTAGAAAACCCCAAAGGTCCCTTGGGTGCACACTGCTCGTTGCATGTCTGTTGGGGGTTACACTCTGGGGGAAACCAGTCTGCCTCTTTCGTCTTTTCCAGCCCTCTCCCCTCACAAGCATCTGCAGAGGCCCCCCTTGAGGTTTACTGTGGGCTGTGGGCTTGCCCAACGCAGCATCTTAACtttctgcttgcttcttcttctgcagtGGACTTGCCAAGCCACCTTTCGTCATCGCCACCATCTCACTCCCAGCAAGAAATCGCACTCGGGATCAAAAATGCATACAACCTGGCCATCAACATGCAGGAAGGCGCAAAACAGCTGCTAGCAGACTATGTGAGTCCTCAGAACCTGAGAGAAATGAACATATTCTTGGAGGccaggaaggtgtgtgtgtttgtgtgttcagctaagcattgaaattaatgagccgaAGACAGCCATGTCCTTTTACTTCAATATTGATTGATTgcttttatatctcacctttttcacCAACCCtgtgagaggtaggttaggctaaaggGCAGTggctggccccaggtcaccccaTGGGCttgtgtaagtcactttgagatcccttggtgcaaaaatgtggctaCAATAAAGCCAGCTATGCATGGAAAGACAGCCAGCCTTTTTCCTGAATCCCAGCGAGGATTTGaaacctgatctcccaggtcctagtctgacgctCTAAACAGGAGGCCGCACTGGCTCTCCTCCGATCTGACTAGCCTTGTGTGTAAAATGATACTGGTTTGCCTTAACTCTGAGCACAGGACGGGGGCTGACGCAGGTGCGGACAGCCAAGCTGCAGTAACTTGGCCCGTGATCAGAGGCACGTTGCGTTTGAATTGTCTCctcttcccccatccccacctcCCTTAGATCATCTCCTGGTTTGCCATTTCCCTGTAGCTCGGCGAGTGACCTTGGCCTAGCCTCGGAATATCTCAGCCAAACAACAACGTTACAAAAGGGTGTTTGTGAAGACAAAATGCGATTGTCTCATCTGCCAGTACCTTAGAGAAAGGGTGGGGTACAGAATCCAGAAACCCGAACGTCAAAGCTTAAGAGCTCTGACCGTCTTGCGTGTCTTTTCATTTCTCAGACGTCTATTCAGGGCGAACCCTTCACAAATGCCGGTTTCAACCCTCCCGTCGAGCCCTTCCCAGGCCTGCCGTCGCCATCCCTTCCCCCCAGCGCCTGGCTGGACCTTAGCGACGCCGAACGCCTGCAGCAGAACGTCACGGCCTTCTCCAATTTGCCAGTGTTCCTGTCTGCCGTCAAAAGCCAACAGGAGGAGATGAACTCCAATGCCAGTGACCTGCACCACCAGCTCACGTTGTCGCGCCTGCAGTGCCTTGGTCTGTCGAACCACCTTGCATCCATCATGGCCTCCATGGGCCTCGTACCTGCTCCAGCGACGCCGGCTGAGCCGCCAGGACTTGGCAGCtcctttttcatgaaattttctgGCTACCGCATTTGCCATCTCTACCAGGATTGGGTCCTCCGTTGCATAAAGGATCTGTCCCTCCTGGCTGACAGATACCCTGTCCCCTTGCTCTGAGGGGAAATTGTGTGGTGTCGTATGTACCATCCCAGTTGGCTTCTGTATTTGTGTTGGTGAGGGGAAGTTAGGAGAGTAGTAAATTTTTTCTCTCTGCCCACGGGAAGGCTGAAGGAATGAAACACCCTTCCCTTGTGAGGAATGCTTTTCTCATGTAGCTGCCCCAGCAAAGCAACGCTGAACTGCCTCCATCTTGCCTATCTCCTTCATATTCTCATTCTTGTCCTtcttgtcttaaaaaaaaaaaaaaagtccagaaTATGAAATGAGAAAATGTTTGCAGAGGAGCAGCATTGGCTCTCCCGCCTTTTGGGGGGGCCTGAATGCCTTTGTTCATTGTGAGACAAGAGAGATGGCGCTTccaccccacagcagccattttgtgagagATACTTTGGCCTCTCCATTTGGAAGAGGTTCTCGAGGGGAGCAGGGTATCTGGTTCCAAATTTTTCGCCTCCCTGTAACACTGAACACTAAGAAACATGATGCTCAAAGGCAGTGGAAAGCCAATATAGCCTATGTGCCTTTTCTTATCCTCTGTGTGGCGCCTttagaaattcaacaggtaaaGAAAGCCTGTAGGCCCTGTAGATGGCTAACGAGGGAAGCATGAACCTACCACAGTTATTCCTGTCACAGGTGTTAAAGGTGCAGAGCGGAGGTGGGGAAAGGTGATTAAGATGGAGTCTTTATGAGCAAGGCTGTTTGTGGCATTATTCCCTTTCAATCTAAACACCTTTCTACTGGACGGTGAGACACATTGAAAGGGGCTGTGTGTAGTTCAAATCCCTTACTCGGgccctaacctaccttacagggttattgtgaggatgaaatgaggaggggcagagccctgtaggccaccttgagctccttggaggctataaatgtaataatggtTATTTTTTTCCAACTGGTTCCTCAGTGCCGAGTTAGATCTCTCAAAGAATTATCTTGAGGGAGAAACCATTACCTATTTCATGGTATCTTGTTAACCCTTAATAGCCCTTCTgaccccacccttttctccagttATGGGGAGGAAGAGGCCTCCTTCTGTGCAAACTCTGGTTTTGAGAAAGCTGTTCTCTCCAGGGCTTTTGTCCCTGCCCTAGAGACTTTAGTTTCTACTGtatgtgttatttttatattaattATATATGTGGATATATTTATATAGCTGCAGCCTAATTATGTGAATATTGTTAAATTAAACTATTTTTAGAAAGAAACGCAGTCGTTGTGACTTTTCTCTGCCACGGTGGGGAATGGAGCTCACGTAATAAACTTCTGTCAGCTTGCTTTTATTTCCCAAACCTATGGAAGCAAGCATTCAAGCGGTATATGGAAGGGGTAGCCAAGGAAGGGCTTGTGGCTGCATGCATGCCCACAGATGCCTCCCCTGTGGCCAACACCGTCCTCTTGCGatactgaaattaggcttgaaagaagcattttaTTAGAGTTAACAGGATAggcttggggggtgggtgggcaggtgctCTGTTGCAAAATCTGTGGGTGTGTGACTTTCAAATGTGCCCCTAGGCCCAAAAGAGGTTTGTTTCTGTCAGAGGCCTTCTTGGGCCTGCCAAGGGTGCCTTTCCCTTACTGCCTAATAAATAGCCCTGTGCGTCGAGGTCGAGGGGCCGAGGCTGTCAAGTCCAGAGCATGGGGCTTCCAGAGAGTCTAGTGCCTCTGAAGCCTTTCAGATAAAGCATGATAACTCCAGCCTGGCAAGTGAGTCCCATCCGCAGAGGGGATCAAGGGCAAGAGAAGAACTGCACGCACGGCGGTTATCTCTGCTGAAAAGTGCATCCAGCAGGTGCGGCAATTAACTTCATGTGGAAAATCCCTCCATGTTCCATCGTGATAGGCACTGTTGCTGCCACTGAGGCAGGCAACCGAGGCGCTGACTAAAAAAGGCAGCAAGCAAACAGTCATGAGGCAGGCGAAGCAGCCctgacagcggcagcagcagcagctcagaagAGGAGCGAcccccagcttgcaggcttccgtCTGCAATTTTTGTTGCAGTATTTTTTGTGGACTCGGCTGCCAAAGCAGGCAATGCGGCCCATGGGACAGACCACCCTGGCCTAGAAGCTGACCCCGCCCCATAAACACGCACACAGACACTTCTTCCTAAATACTGTACTGACTTAATGATTCCTACTTAGGCGGTGATGTACCAAACTGGTAGCCAGAACACTTCAGCATTTTTCATCAACTTCTTCCACCGTTTAAGTGGAAGTGAAGTGAGCGGTATTTCACTACGACGCGGCTGTGTTACAGAGCTTTGGGCCCACTGTCAACTTCAGGGTCTATATAAACAAGTGCCAAAATACAGTGAAAACAGTTTCCAAAACTGCAGAAGTGTGTGCTGCCTGTGTAGAAAACTGGCAGGGAACAGCTGTCTCTGTGCGTGGAGACATGCAGTTCTGAGCAAATACAGTATTTGGCAGGGAACAGAACTCATTTCAGCAGTGTCTCTCTATGTGTGTGTAGATAAAACCAGAAACTTGCATATAAACAACTTCTGGCTCAATAACTGACCCCACGCCCCGCACACATTATGAAGAGGGATTTATGGTGCCTGCCGAACGGGCTTGTCCTAAACCAATATAAAAGCCAAGACGGGGCTGGGAATCCTGTTGTCCTCCAGTTACTGGACTACacctgcatacacaccatacatttaaagcccattctccaccaccacacacacaaaatcatggGAATTGcattttaagggtgctgggactcATAGTTCTGTTAATGGGTAAATTACAGCTCTCGGGATGGGGCAAGGATGATAGGTTCCTTATCTCCGATATACCAGAAGCACGCAAAACATGCCTCACCATCTGCTGCACGAGCAGCATACACACAGCATTTCATACACAAGCATTTTTTGGACACTGGGGAGATTGTGCAACCACTTCCCACTCTGGAAACACTGATGGTGAGGTAGGGGCAGCTAAAATCCCGAGGGACCAGGAGTTTAGTAGCTCACACTAACAAAATATTGAACTCTGCCCGCCCACCCCtaggcaaaaaaaacccacaacacccCAGGATAATGATTTTCAAGAAACCGGGCACTGTTGGTATGTACATACTAGGTTATAAGTTGCATAGCTGGACTGAAAGTGGCTGGGCAGGACTTGGTGGAATTCAGGCGAGGAAGTTCAGGAGGGCAGATTGCTGTGGTTTGAGCAGCCTGCAAGCTTCATCCCAGTGGACAGGGACAGAGAGACAAGCAGGAGAACAGGAGATACAGGTCCCAGCACTGCCAGGCTGGAACTTTTgaagaaggaccatagctcagttgaAGAGCATATGCTTTTGAGTGCGGGTCCCAATTCTTTCCGCAGCATCTTCAGTTAAGGCATCAGGTTATGGCAGGGGCTGTAAAAGCAGGCCCAGTGCCAGCAGCCAGCCAAGTAGGACATTGGCTAAAGGCCCCAGGTTCTTGGAAGGGCCCCAAGTTAGCCTGACCCAGCTGTGCCCTCCTGGCCTGGCCCCTGGGGGGGTGCTCTTTGGCAGTGGGTGTTGTAGCTCAGCTCCCATCCACAGTGGCTGGCTGCCATTTTACGTTATCCAAAATGTAAGACCCTGGTCTACAGATATATGAATTTTTCTGATATTATAGGTTTCTGGTCCAAGTAAGGCCTGGGATGCTGCCATGGGCTCCCTCAAAATCTGGTGCCAACCCCGTGTAAAACACATCTCCCTGAAAACCCACTACTGCCAGTCTGCATAGCAGAGGGCAATTCTAAGCTAGAAGCTCAAGTAGGCTGACCTGACAGAACACTTCTTCACatgccttaaaaataataataataacaacccccACGACCGGAAGAATAAATTATGCCAGAGTGAACCACGCCAACTTTATAGGATGGATGCAACATTTTTCTCCCCGGTTTTGTCTTATGGAATTTATACACAGCTCTGGCAAAgaatgtgtttgtttgctttagaATATCCCTTTTGCGTCATTCAAAGATCCTGGGCTACGTCCAACGACCCAGTGGAACCAGTAAATGAAATATGCCTTCAGCTATAAAGCACCGCATTGAATTCCGATCACCCACCAGCCCCGCCACTTCCTGCATAAACCCGATTGTTGGAGGCCAGCCCAGATAAGGAGTTCTCTGTGTCCTTAGCTCCATGACAAATCTCCAAAAAGGTTCTTCacgttggtggggggggggcagcctccgaGGGAGCCCCTCGGGATTTCGGAAGATGTTTGGACTGCTCAGGGCAACACATACACCTTGTTTTGTGAAACGTTGATGTCAGGGTTCCCCATTTTGCCTTTTGGGGAAAAAACCACTGACCTTAAGGAACAGAACTACCCAGCTACAAGCTAGAGCTGGAGAGAACTTGCCCTAGCTTTGCACTTCCATTTCAAATGTGTGGAGCCCCATTGGGGAAAGGAGGGTTCCGGTAACCACAGATATTTGGTTGGTCACTGAAGACAGCTAGGATTTGTCAACCCCTGCTGGCTTCAGAAATTCCTGGATTCAGTAAAAACTGACTTGAAAGGAGAAAAGAAGATCTGCATTATCTGGACAGGAAAACCACAGAGAGCAGAAGCGGATGGGGAGGGAAAGCTCATGTGCGCTAGAGACCAAAAGGCAGCCAGTTCAGGCGGAGGTCAATGGAGGCAAAGGGACCAAGGCCTTCTAGGGTGTCAGAGGGAGAGGAAGCCCAACACAGCTCAGCTGGCAGAGCACGGGACTCTTAAacgcagggttgtgggttcaaggtccacattgggcaaaagattcctgcattgcagggggttcgactagatgacccccagggtcccttcaattctacaattctattctgtGATAAACACCATGGATTATGGGTTCTGAATCCATGAGCAAGTGAGGAAAAATCTGAGTGAGAGTTATCacctctcaaaaaaaaaaaaatcagagagaAGGATAAAAGAATAGCAGGGATTTAAATAGGAAGGACTCACAAagctaatagggttgccatattttgaagagcagaaTAGAGGACACAtctgccgacttctacttttaactatggatcactatgatgactctacccgtgaaaaagaggacatgccctggaaaaagaggacatatggcaaccctacctagatgaaccttccccccccccccaaagctatgGTTCCTAGAGGGATTTAACAATGAATTCACAGGACACTCTGGGAATTGCTCCATGAGGTGAATAGGAGACCCCCAACGACTTTCAGCATCCTTgacaaactgcagtttccaggagtctttgcaggaagccatcaAGTGTTTAAAGTCCTGTCCTGAagccctggcctacctggcagcaagttagCAGGCCAAGTCCAAAGTTCGAAGTCTGAAGGTCAAGCCACACAAGTGAAGTCCAAACCTCACCtgtccaagcctactccagctgaggactcacacacttcctcccagagcctcacctggccagctagggagctgggctgtgggtccttgcctgcctcagcttccTGGAGCACCCTGCCCACTTCTCCCTACgcctcagagcctgccatgtttgtatttttatttttattattatttcacgcCCGCCATGTTTGTAGAGACAGGggccctctggctctggtgatgaaccctgctgctctggttcctgtgcactgactccCATCCCCTTGtcatcctccatcaccctgtgagtacttcctacaccaacctctccttccccatccccggCT
Protein-coding regions in this window:
- the CTF1 gene encoding cardiotrophin-1 isoform X2, translated to MCDLSLLESASRLRSRDRTTEAARGGGGRKPESYKKRAATKVQQVEVIRGSKGAAARMEVLSVDLPSHLSSSPPSHSQQEIALGIKNAYNLAINMQEGAKQLLADYTSIQGEPFTNAGFNPPVEPFPGLPSPSLPPSAWLDLSDAERLQQNVTAFSNLPVFLSAVKSQQEEMNSNASDLHHQLTLSRLQCLGLSNHLASIMASMGLVPAPATPAEPPGLGSSFFMKFSGYRICHLYQDWVLRCIKDLSLLADRYPVPLL
- the CTF1 gene encoding cardiotrophin-1 isoform X1; translation: MCDLSLLESASRLRSRDRTTEAARGGGGRKPESYKKRAATKVQQVEVIRGSKGAAARMEVLSVDLPSHLSSSPPSHSQQEIALGIKNAYNLAINMQEGAKQLLADYVSPQNLREMNIFLEARKTSIQGEPFTNAGFNPPVEPFPGLPSPSLPPSAWLDLSDAERLQQNVTAFSNLPVFLSAVKSQQEEMNSNASDLHHQLTLSRLQCLGLSNHLASIMASMGLVPAPATPAEPPGLGSSFFMKFSGYRICHLYQDWVLRCIKDLSLLADRYPVPLL